In a single window of the Alphaproteobacteria bacterium LSUCC0684 genome:
- a CDS encoding 3-hydroxyisobutyryl-CoA hydrolase has translation MTDLITGKENSTGRLTLNRPDALNALTHDMALLMEDQLNAWRSDDGISQILVDASGEKAFCAGGDIQDLYHHGRAGDFAFGQRFWRDEYRLNTLIAEYPKPFIVLMQGFVMGGGVGVACHGSHRVVGRTSRIALPECSIGLVPDVGSSAILAAAPGRLGDYLATTGYRMNAGDAIHTGFADIFIPEDDWPGITAELIAEGNPDCLKRHALPAPTPDLSGHEPEINALFTTADAATLIRQIESAEGEFAATTAATLRRQSPLSLYGTLGILERLRKEPGLAHALDLEYRFTSRSSAYGDFLEGIRAAIIDRDRSPSWKHASIEDVPDADHLAMLAPLD, from the coding sequence ATGACCGACCTCATTACGGGAAAGGAAAACAGCACCGGCAGGTTGACGCTCAACCGTCCTGATGCGCTGAATGCGCTGACCCATGACATGGCGCTCTTGATGGAAGATCAGCTCAACGCCTGGAGAAGTGACGACGGCATCAGCCAGATCCTCGTCGATGCATCGGGCGAGAAAGCCTTCTGCGCTGGTGGCGATATCCAGGATCTCTATCACCATGGCCGGGCCGGGGATTTTGCTTTCGGCCAGCGTTTCTGGCGTGATGAATACAGGCTCAACACCCTGATTGCCGAATATCCCAAGCCCTTTATCGTCCTGATGCAGGGTTTTGTGATGGGCGGCGGTGTCGGCGTTGCCTGCCATGGCTCGCATCGGGTGGTAGGTCGGACAAGCCGCATTGCCCTGCCCGAATGTTCGATCGGGCTTGTTCCTGACGTCGGCAGCAGCGCTATTCTCGCCGCCGCCCCGGGGCGTCTTGGTGATTATCTGGCAACCACGGGTTATCGGATGAATGCAGGCGATGCCATCCATACAGGTTTTGCCGATATCTTCATCCCTGAAGACGACTGGCCCGGGATCACCGCAGAACTGATTGCCGAAGGAAACCCGGATTGCCTCAAGCGCCATGCCCTGCCGGCGCCCACGCCTGATCTTTCCGGGCATGAGCCGGAGATCAATGCCTTGTTCACCACCGCCGATGCCGCAACGCTGATCCGGCAGATCGAATCGGCAGAAGGGGAATTTGCGGCCACAACCGCCGCCACGTTACGACGTCAATCCCCGCTGTCGCTTTACGGCACCCTTGGCATACTGGAAAGACTGAGGAAAGAGCCCGGCCTCGCCCACGCACTTGACCTTGAATATCGCTTTACCAGCCGCAGCAGCGCGTATGGGGACTTCCTTGAAGGCATCCGTGCCGCTATTATCGACCGGGACCGCAGCCCTTCATGGAAACATGCCTCGATCGAAGATGTTCCGGATGCGGATCACCTCGCCATGCTGGCGCCGCTCGATTGA
- a CDS encoding acyl-CoA dehydrogenase family protein, producing MDFSLSEEQQAVFDMALDFGQNAIAPHALAWDQNQEMPKDMLREAAALGLAAIYVPEEHGGSGLTRLDAALVFEALAMACPSVSSFLSIHNMVAWMVSSFGSDGLRDRYQHDLNTMTKIASYCLTEPGSGSDAAALKTKAERTNEGFRLTGTKSFISGGDYSDLYVVMCRTGDDSPKGVSAIMVDTGTDGLSFGAQEVKMGWRGQPTAQVIFDNCQVAAENLLGEEGAGFRYAMMGLDGGRLNIAAAALGGAQDALNRALVYAGERKAFGRSIDQFQSLQFKLADMETELQAARVFLHKAAWKLDRKDPEATRYCAMAKRFVTDVAFNVANQALQIHGGYGYLADYGIEKIVRDLRVHQILEGTNEIMRLIISRSLLAARDA from the coding sequence ATGGACTTTTCGCTCAGCGAGGAACAGCAGGCTGTTTTCGACATGGCCCTGGATTTCGGCCAGAACGCCATTGCCCCCCATGCGCTGGCCTGGGACCAGAATCAGGAAATGCCCAAGGACATGCTGCGTGAGGCGGCGGCACTAGGGCTTGCGGCGATCTATGTCCCGGAAGAACATGGCGGCTCCGGCCTGACACGTCTTGATGCGGCGCTTGTTTTCGAGGCCCTGGCCATGGCCTGTCCTTCGGTGTCATCCTTTCTTTCCATCCATAACATGGTGGCCTGGATGGTTTCGAGTTTTGGCAGCGACGGGCTCCGGGACCGGTATCAGCATGATCTGAATACCATGACGAAAATCGCCTCCTACTGCCTGACCGAACCTGGATCAGGCTCCGATGCGGCGGCGCTCAAAACAAAGGCCGAACGCACCAATGAAGGGTTCCGGCTGACGGGGACCAAATCTTTCATCTCCGGCGGCGATTATTCCGATCTTTATGTGGTCATGTGCCGGACCGGCGATGACAGCCCCAAGGGGGTTTCAGCCATCATGGTGGATACGGGCACTGATGGTCTTTCCTTCGGGGCCCAGGAAGTCAAGATGGGCTGGCGTGGCCAGCCAACGGCGCAGGTTATTTTTGACAACTGCCAGGTCGCGGCCGAAAATCTGCTCGGTGAAGAGGGCGCCGGCTTCCGCTATGCGATGATGGGGCTTGATGGCGGCAGGTTGAATATCGCCGCGGCAGCGCTGGGCGGCGCCCAGGATGCGCTCAACCGGGCTCTTGTCTATGCAGGGGAACGCAAGGCCTTTGGCCGGTCGATTGATCAGTTCCAGTCCCTGCAGTTCAAGCTTGCCGACATGGAAACCGAACTTCAGGCGGCCCGTGTCTTTCTGCATAAGGCCGCGTGGAAACTTGACCGCAAGGACCCTGAAGCGACCCGGTACTGCGCCATGGCCAAGAGATTTGTGACCGATGTTGCCTTCAATGTTGCCAATCAGGCCCTTCAGATCCATGGCGGCTATGGCTATCTTGCCGATTACGGGATCGAAAAGATCGTCCGCGATCTTCGGGTGCACCAGATACTCGAAGGCACGAATGAGATCATGCGCCTGATCATCTCCCGTTCACTGCTGGCTGCCCGCGACGCATGA
- a CDS encoding phenylacetate--CoA ligase family protein, which yields MTQENSQYFDTLETRSTAARAEDMASALPPLIRHAQENIPGYTESLKGVEAGRIIDAASLASLPVLRKGRMMHSPGEPLPLKDFIGREMADIDHVFQSPGPIYEPGMRGRDWWRFGRFLHALGVGRGHIVQNCFAYHFTPAGMMFESAAHAVGATVFPAGTGQTEMQAAAMSDLGVDVYAGTPDYLKAILEKGEEMGLDMSKVTKAAVSGGPLFPALREEYKNRGITCLQCYGTADVGHIAYESEAMEGMIVDEGVIVEIVTPGTGNPVPAGEIGEVLVTSLNPDFPMIRLATGDLSAVLPGESPCGRTNLRIVGWRGRADQATKVKGMFVRPEQVALLVARFDAISKARVTVSHDGSSDQMHIQFESSESDISGIDDAIRDVLKLRGTVEWCAPGSLPNDGKVIDDRREIG from the coding sequence ATGACACAAGAGAACAGCCAGTATTTTGATACGCTTGAAACCCGGAGCACGGCGGCGCGGGCCGAAGACATGGCATCTGCCCTTCCCCCGCTCATCCGTCATGCGCAGGAAAACATCCCCGGCTATACCGAAAGCCTGAAGGGGGTTGAGGCCGGACGTATCATCGATGCGGCAAGCCTGGCTTCACTCCCTGTCCTGCGCAAGGGCCGGATGATGCACAGCCCCGGTGAGCCACTGCCACTCAAGGATTTCATCGGCCGTGAGATGGCGGATATCGATCATGTGTTCCAGTCCCCTGGGCCGATCTATGAGCCGGGGATGCGCGGCCGGGACTGGTGGCGTTTTGGCCGCTTTCTTCATGCGCTCGGGGTTGGGCGCGGCCATATTGTGCAGAACTGTTTTGCCTATCATTTCACCCCGGCCGGGATGATGTTTGAAAGCGCGGCCCATGCTGTTGGCGCCACCGTCTTTCCTGCCGGCACCGGGCAGACGGAAATGCAGGCAGCTGCCATGTCTGATCTTGGCGTCGATGTGTATGCCGGCACGCCGGACTACCTCAAAGCCATCCTCGAAAAAGGCGAGGAGATGGGCCTTGACATGAGCAAGGTTACGAAAGCCGCGGTGAGTGGTGGGCCGCTCTTCCCGGCGCTCAGGGAAGAATATAAAAACCGCGGCATCACCTGCCTGCAGTGTTATGGCACGGCGGATGTCGGCCATATTGCCTATGAGAGCGAGGCGATGGAAGGGATGATCGTCGATGAAGGGGTGATCGTTGAAATCGTCACCCCGGGCACCGGCAATCCTGTTCCGGCCGGGGAGATCGGCGAAGTTCTGGTCACCAGCCTTAATCCCGACTTTCCGATGATCCGCCTTGCCACCGGCGATCTTTCGGCTGTTTTGCCGGGAGAAAGCCCTTGCGGGAGGACCAATCTGCGGATTGTCGGCTGGCGCGGCCGCGCCGATCAGGCCACCAAGGTCAAGGGGATGTTTGTCCGCCCTGAACAGGTCGCCCTGCTTGTTGCCCGCTTTGACGCTATCAGCAAGGCCCGCGTCACCGTAAGCCATGACGGCTCATCGGATCAGATGCATATCCAGTTTGAATCCAGCGAAAGTGATATTTCCGGCATCGATGATGCCATCCGAGATGTGTTGAAACTGCGCGGCACCGTCGAATGGTGCGCCCCGGGAAGTTTACCGAATGACGGCAAGGTGATTGATGACCGCCGCGAGATCGGCTAG
- a CDS encoding ABC transporter ATP-binding protein: MPENQETLLDVNNIEVIYNHVILVLKGVSLTVPKGGITALLGGNGAGKTTTLKAISNLLHSERGEVTKGSIRYRGQPVADLDPATLVRKGVIQVMEGRHCFEHLTIEENLLTGAFTRKASRGDINAELERVYTYFPRLKERRKSQAGYTSGGEQQMCAIGRALMSMPETVLLDEPSMGLAPQLVEEIFNIVKDLNEKEGVSFLLAEQNTNIALRFAHYGYILENGRVVMDGPAAELRENPDVKEFYLGMSDEGRKSFRDVRSYRRRKRWLS, from the coding sequence ATGCCCGAAAATCAGGAAACCCTGCTCGATGTCAATAATATCGAAGTGATTTACAACCACGTCATTCTGGTGCTGAAAGGCGTGTCGCTGACCGTGCCGAAAGGCGGGATCACGGCCCTTCTTGGCGGCAACGGCGCCGGCAAGACAACAACACTCAAAGCCATTTCCAATCTTCTTCATTCCGAGCGCGGGGAAGTCACCAAGGGATCGATCCGATATCGCGGTCAGCCAGTGGCTGATCTTGATCCGGCAACACTTGTCCGCAAGGGCGTCATTCAGGTCATGGAAGGCCGCCATTGCTTTGAACATCTGACGATTGAAGAAAATCTTCTGACCGGTGCCTTCACGCGCAAGGCCAGCCGCGGGGATATCAACGCCGAGCTTGAACGTGTCTACACCTATTTCCCGCGGCTGAAGGAACGCCGCAAGTCCCAGGCCGGATACACGTCCGGCGGGGAGCAGCAAATGTGCGCAATCGGCCGCGCCCTCATGTCGATGCCGGAAACTGTCCTTCTTGATGAGCCTTCGATGGGCCTGGCCCCGCAGCTGGTCGAGGAAATTTTCAATATCGTGAAAGATCTTAACGAAAAGGAAGGTGTTTCCTTCCTCCTCGCAGAACAGAATACCAATATCGCGCTTCGTTTTGCCCATTACGGCTATATCCTTGAAAACGGCCGGGTGGTGATGGATGGACCGGCGGCGGAATTGCGCGAAAATCCGGATGTGAAGGAATTCTATCTCGGCATGTCGGATGAAGGCCGGAAATCCTTCCGCGACGTGAGATCGTATCGCCGGCGCAAGAGATGGCTCAGCTAG
- a CDS encoding ABC transporter substrate-binding protein codes for MNMKLKTLMMAGAMAVTMAGPVMADLVFPSLSYRTGPYAANGIPFADGYADYFTLLNERDGGIGGVPINVVECETGYNTEKGVECYESTKGMGSLVYQPLSTGITYQLIPKATADGIPIHSMGYGRTSAANGKVFSHVFNYPANYWNGASAVVNHLLEINGGNIKGKSLALVYHNSAYGKEPIRTLEELSKKHGFNLTLLPVDHPGQEQKSQWLQIRREKPDYVAMWGWGVMNPTAIQEAANIRFPMENFIGVWWSGSENDVRPVGAAANGYKALNMHNVGDDYPVYGDLKKYVYDAGKAAGAGDQMGTVLYNRGMYAAMLAAEAARNAQKISGKADITAADMRNGMEALEITEARMTELGMPNFGPSFKVSCENHGGPGLAAVQQWDASSGTWKLISDFKPTDTDVINALIQEDSAAYAAENNIAERC; via the coding sequence ATCAACATGAAACTCAAGACACTGATGATGGCGGGAGCCATGGCTGTCACGATGGCAGGCCCGGTAATGGCAGATCTTGTCTTCCCGTCGCTGAGCTACCGGACAGGTCCTTATGCCGCAAACGGCATCCCGTTTGCCGATGGCTATGCGGACTATTTCACCCTGTTGAACGAGCGGGATGGCGGCATTGGCGGCGTTCCGATCAACGTGGTCGAATGTGAAACCGGCTACAACACCGAAAAAGGCGTGGAATGCTACGAATCCACCAAGGGCATGGGCTCGCTGGTATATCAGCCGCTTTCCACCGGCATCACCTACCAGCTGATCCCGAAAGCCACCGCAGATGGTATCCCCATCCACTCCATGGGCTATGGCCGGACGTCGGCTGCCAACGGCAAGGTGTTCAGCCATGTCTTCAACTATCCGGCCAACTACTGGAACGGGGCTTCGGCGGTGGTCAATCACCTGCTGGAAATCAACGGCGGCAATATCAAGGGCAAGTCACTGGCGCTTGTCTATCATAACTCCGCCTATGGCAAGGAGCCGATCCGGACGCTCGAAGAGTTGTCCAAAAAGCACGGCTTCAACCTCACCCTTCTGCCGGTGGATCACCCCGGTCAGGAACAGAAGTCCCAATGGCTTCAGATCCGCCGCGAGAAGCCGGATTATGTTGCCATGTGGGGCTGGGGCGTGATGAACCCGACCGCTATACAGGAAGCGGCCAATATCCGTTTCCCGATGGAAAACTTCATCGGCGTATGGTGGTCCGGGTCTGAAAATGACGTCCGCCCGGTGGGTGCCGCGGCCAATGGCTACAAGGCCCTGAACATGCACAATGTCGGCGACGACTACCCCGTTTATGGCGATCTGAAAAAATATGTCTACGACGCGGGCAAGGCTGCCGGTGCCGGTGATCAGATGGGTACGGTCCTCTACAACCGGGGCATGTATGCGGCGATGCTTGCAGCCGAAGCTGCCCGCAACGCCCAGAAGATTTCAGGCAAGGCTGACATCACCGCCGCCGACATGCGCAACGGGATGGAAGCACTTGAGATCACCGAAGCCCGCATGACCGAACTCGGCATGCCGAATTTCGGTCCGAGTTTCAAGGTTTCCTGTGAAAACCATGGTGGCCCGGGTCTGGCCGCAGTTCAGCAGTGGGATGCGTCAAGCGGCACCTGGAAGCTGATCTCGGACTTCAAGCCAACCGACACCGATGTCATCAATGCCCTGATCCAGGAAGACAGCGCAGCTTACGCGGCGGAAAACAACATCGCCGAACGTTGCTGA
- a CDS encoding branched-chain amino acid ABC transporter permease produces MLYREAGDFKTSYRSDQQTFPILFDRVAFAVAILAAFLVVPFAINDYWANAVFLPFLIYSIAAIGLNILTGYCGQVSLGSGGFMAVGAYACYKLMTAFPEMSIVVCILLSGGITAMVGIVFGLPSLRIKGFYLAVATLAAQFFLVWLFNKVPWFYNNSASGQINAPEREIFGYIVTGPNASPVTIYIFCLSFLVVLALLARNMTRGSTGRRWMAIRDMDIAAEIIGVNPLMAKLTAFGVSSFYVGIAGALLFSVYLGAVEVGEVFGIQKSFLVLFMIIIGGLGSMFGSFAGAAFMVLLPVLLKNIMVGQFGWATDIAAHFEFVIVGFLIIFFLIVEPHGLAMLWRIIKEKLRLWPFPH; encoded by the coding sequence ATGCTGTATCGTGAGGCGGGTGATTTCAAAACATCCTATCGGTCGGATCAGCAGACATTCCCCATTCTGTTTGATCGCGTGGCTTTCGCGGTGGCAATTCTTGCGGCCTTTCTGGTTGTGCCCTTTGCCATTAACGATTACTGGGCCAATGCGGTATTTCTGCCCTTTCTGATCTATTCGATTGCCGCGATCGGGCTCAACATCCTGACGGGATATTGCGGCCAGGTGTCGCTGGGTTCCGGCGGGTTCATGGCGGTGGGGGCCTATGCCTGCTACAAGCTCATGACCGCTTTCCCTGAAATGAGCATCGTCGTCTGCATCCTTCTTTCCGGCGGTATCACCGCCATGGTGGGGATTGTGTTCGGGTTGCCAAGCCTGCGCATCAAGGGCTTTTATCTGGCCGTGGCGACGCTGGCCGCCCAGTTCTTTCTTGTCTGGCTCTTCAACAAGGTGCCGTGGTTTTACAATAATTCCGCTTCTGGCCAGATCAACGCCCCGGAGCGGGAGATTTTCGGGTATATCGTCACCGGGCCCAATGCGTCGCCGGTCACGATCTATATTTTCTGCCTGAGCTTTCTTGTGGTCTTGGCCCTTCTGGCCAGGAACATGACACGCGGGTCCACCGGTCGTCGCTGGATGGCGATCCGGGATATGGATATCGCGGCCGAGATCATTGGCGTCAACCCGCTGATGGCCAAACTTACCGCCTTCGGGGTGAGTTCATTTTATGTCGGGATCGCCGGCGCCTTGCTGTTTTCGGTATATCTTGGCGCCGTGGAAGTCGGTGAGGTCTTCGGCATCCAGAAATCGTTTCTTGTGCTCTTCATGATCATCATCGGCGGGCTTGGCTCGATGTTCGGCTCTTTTGCCGGGGCGGCATTCATGGTGCTCTTGCCGGTGCTTCTCAAGAATATCATGGTGGGGCAGTTTGGCTGGGCCACCGATATTGCGGCGCATTTTGAATTCGTGATTGTAGGTTTCCTGATCATCTTCTTCCTTATTGTCGAGCCTCATGGGCTGGCAATGCTGTGGCGGATTATCAAGGAAAAACTGAGACTCTGGCCCTTTCCGCACTGA
- a CDS encoding branched-chain amino acid ABC transporter permease, which yields MGAEFYFGMEVFINGLMAGVMYSLVALGFVLIFKASGIFNYAQGVMALFAALTLVGFQDGQIPFAHLINAVFGTEVHHFGWHLPAFLAILFALLVMVVFAVLVEKLILKHLVNQEPIILFMATIGLAYFMEGFGDLMWGSDVKKLDVGIPQGGNFWIEENTAFLGGDDFYGFYLDTLDIYATVIATVLVAGLVIFSQYTKMGRALRAVADDHQAALSVGISLRGIWVIVWGIAGFVALVAGIMWGSKSGVQFSLSLIALKALPVLMLGGFTSIPGAIIGGLIIGVGEKMFEFLIGAPFLGGATENWFAYMLALVFLVFRPQGLFGEKIIERV from the coding sequence ATGGGTGCTGAATTTTATTTCGGCATGGAAGTTTTCATCAACGGGCTGATGGCCGGGGTGATGTATTCCCTTGTGGCCCTCGGATTTGTCTTGATCTTCAAGGCTTCCGGTATTTTCAACTATGCCCAGGGGGTGATGGCGCTGTTCGCGGCGCTGACGCTTGTCGGCTTTCAGGATGGCCAGATACCCTTTGCCCATCTGATCAACGCCGTTTTCGGCACCGAAGTGCATCATTTCGGCTGGCACCTGCCTGCTTTTCTCGCCATCCTGTTCGCGCTTCTGGTCATGGTTGTCTTTGCCGTGCTGGTGGAAAAACTGATCCTCAAGCATCTCGTCAACCAGGAGCCGATCATCCTTTTCATGGCCACCATCGGCCTTGCCTATTTCATGGAAGGCTTTGGTGACCTCATGTGGGGCTCGGATGTCAAGAAACTTGATGTCGGCATCCCGCAAGGCGGCAATTTCTGGATTGAGGAAAACACCGCCTTCCTTGGCGGGGATGATTTCTACGGCTTTTATCTCGATACGCTCGATATCTATGCCACGGTCATTGCAACGGTGCTGGTGGCAGGGCTTGTGATCTTCTCCCAATACACCAAAATGGGCCGCGCCCTCAGGGCTGTTGCCGATGATCATCAGGCCGCGCTTTCGGTGGGGATCTCACTTCGCGGGATCTGGGTGATCGTGTGGGGCATTGCAGGTTTTGTCGCGCTGGTGGCCGGGATCATGTGGGGGTCGAAATCCGGCGTCCAGTTCTCGCTGTCGCTGATCGCGCTGAAAGCCTTGCCCGTCCTGATGCTGGGCGGGTTTACGTCAATCCCGGGGGCGATTATCGGCGGGTTGATCATCGGGGTTGGTGAAAAAATGTTTGAATTTCTGATCGGCGCACCGTTTCTGGGCGGGGCCACGGAAAACTGGTTTGCCTATATGCTGGCACTGGTTTTCCTTGTCTTCCGTCCCCAGGGGCTGTTCGGCGAAAAGATCATTGAGAGGGTCTAG
- a CDS encoding ABC transporter ATP-binding protein has protein sequence MTTPATATTTAIPAGKTMTPDGRLIGGKVMEMKNITLRFGGVVAIRDISFDILEGEIRAIIGPNGAGKSSMLNVINGFYHPQEGEIWFHGERRKSLKPYQIAHQGIARTFQNIALFKGMTTLDNIMTGRLTHMKSTLFTEMLWKGAAEKEEIANREFVEHIIDFLEIQSIRKTPVGRLPYGLQKRVELGRALAAEPSLLLLDEPMAGMNIEEKEDMSRFILDVNEEFGTTIVLIEHDMGVVMDIADRVVVMDYGRKIGDGTPAEVRSNQDVIDAYLGVSHD, from the coding sequence ATGACAACACCAGCAACCGCAACAACCACAGCCATTCCAGCAGGCAAGACCATGACCCCCGATGGCCGGCTCATCGGCGGCAAGGTCATGGAAATGAAGAACATCACCCTGCGCTTTGGCGGGGTGGTGGCAATCCGTGATATTTCCTTTGATATCCTCGAAGGAGAAATCCGGGCGATCATCGGGCCGAACGGGGCCGGCAAATCCTCGATGCTCAATGTCATCAACGGGTTTTATCATCCCCAGGAAGGTGAAATCTGGTTTCATGGGGAACGCCGCAAATCGCTAAAACCCTATCAGATCGCGCATCAGGGCATTGCCCGGACCTTCCAGAACATTGCCCTCTTCAAGGGGATGACGACGCTGGACAATATCATGACCGGGCGGCTCACTCACATGAAATCAACCCTCTTCACCGAAATGCTCTGGAAGGGCGCGGCGGAAAAAGAGGAGATCGCCAATCGCGAGTTTGTTGAACATATTATCGATTTTCTTGAAATTCAGTCGATCCGGAAGACCCCGGTAGGACGTCTTCCCTACGGCTTGCAGAAACGGGTTGAACTTGGGCGCGCGCTGGCGGCCGAACCCTCTCTTCTCCTGCTTGATGAGCCGATGGCCGGGATGAACATCGAAGAGAAAGAGGATATGTCACGCTTCATTCTCGATGTTAATGAGGAATTCGGCACCACGATCGTGCTGATCGAACACGACATGGGCGTCGTGATGGATATCGCCGATCGCGTTGTCGTCATGGATTATGGCAGGAAAATCGGCGATGGCACGCCGGCAGAAGTTCGATCCAACCAGGACGTGATTGACGCCTATCTCGGGGTATCTCATGACTAG
- a CDS encoding AMP-binding protein, which translates to MTDAGTRPDDVAKGNLDTVPKLIAHHVSRIPDQAAYREKEFGIWQSWTWKESGEAIDALALGLIELGLNEGDHIALIGRNRPYFYWAMISAQSAGAVPVPIYQDSVATEMAFVLQHCNARFIIAENQEQVDKVLEIQDQLKDLEWVIYIDPRGMRKYDHVRLCKYSVLQELGRETRGKHQAELKRRMESQHGDSTCAMLYTSGTTGQPKGVVLSHHNVISTSRSSSDFDGLRATDSVLAYLPMAWVGDFIFSIGQASWCGFCVNCPESTDTMQHDLREIGPSYFFAPPRYFETVLTTVLIRMEDAGTFKQRIFNYFMDHARRVGGSILDGEEVGFMDRFKYRLGGILVYGPLKNTLGLSKVRVGYTAGEAIGPEIFEFYRSLGINLKQLYGQTEASVFITQHPDGQVRSDTVGIPTPGVEIRIDDNGEVHYRSPGTFVEYYKNPASTKKTKDKEGWVATGDAGFIEKESGHLRIIDRAKDVGKMKNGSLFAPKYVENKLKFYPNILEAVIFGDNRDECTAFINIDLQAVGNWAERNNIAYGSYQELAALPQVYATIQSHVEEVNASLAEDEMLAGCQIHRFLILHKELDADDGELTRTRKVRRNIIADKYGDLIEALYNGSASIYTKTEVTYEDGSKGSIAATLEIRAAATINVTRTAA; encoded by the coding sequence ATGACTGACGCAGGCACGCGTCCGGATGATGTGGCTAAAGGCAACCTTGATACGGTCCCGAAGCTTATTGCCCATCACGTTAGCCGGATTCCGGATCAAGCCGCCTATCGCGAAAAGGAATTCGGCATCTGGCAAAGCTGGACCTGGAAGGAATCCGGTGAAGCCATTGACGCTCTTGCACTCGGCCTCATCGAACTTGGGTTGAACGAAGGCGATCATATTGCCCTGATCGGCCGCAACAGACCATATTTTTACTGGGCCATGATTTCAGCCCAGTCCGCCGGGGCTGTTCCGGTTCCGATCTATCAGGATTCCGTTGCAACCGAGATGGCCTTTGTGCTGCAGCATTGCAACGCCAGGTTCATCATTGCCGAAAACCAGGAGCAGGTTGACAAGGTTCTTGAAATTCAGGACCAGCTCAAGGATCTCGAATGGGTCATCTACATAGACCCGCGGGGCATGCGCAAATATGACCATGTGCGCCTGTGCAAATATTCCGTCCTCCAGGAACTCGGTCGGGAAACCCGGGGCAAGCATCAGGCGGAACTCAAACGCCGAATGGAAAGCCAGCATGGGGACAGTACCTGCGCGATGCTCTACACATCCGGGACAACCGGCCAGCCCAAGGGGGTTGTGCTTTCGCATCACAACGTGATTTCCACCTCCCGATCGTCGAGTGATTTCGATGGCCTGCGCGCAACCGACAGCGTGCTCGCTTATCTGCCCATGGCCTGGGTGGGGGATTTCATCTTTTCGATCGGTCAGGCGAGCTGGTGCGGCTTTTGCGTCAACTGCCCGGAATCCACGGACACGATGCAGCATGATCTGCGCGAAATCGGGCCCAGCTATTTCTTTGCGCCGCCAAGGTATTTTGAAACCGTGCTGACCACCGTGCTGATCCGGATGGAAGATGCCGGCACCTTCAAGCAGCGTATCTTCAATTATTTCATGGACCACGCAAGGCGCGTCGGCGGCTCAATCCTCGATGGCGAGGAGGTCGGCTTCATGGACCGGTTCAAATACCGGCTCGGCGGCATTCTTGTTTATGGTCCGCTTAAAAACACACTCGGCCTGTCAAAGGTTCGGGTCGGATACACCGCAGGTGAGGCTATCGGCCCCGAGATCTTTGAGTTTTATCGCTCGCTTGGAATCAATCTCAAGCAGCTTTACGGCCAGACCGAAGCCAGCGTCTTCATCACCCAGCATCCCGATGGTCAGGTGCGGTCCGATACGGTGGGCATCCCGACCCCGGGGGTTGAAATCCGCATCGACGACAACGGTGAGGTGCATTATCGCTCCCCCGGCACGTTTGTTGAATATTACAAAAATCCGGCCAGCACGAAAAAGACGAAAGACAAGGAAGGCTGGGTTGCCACGGGGGATGCGGGCTTCATCGAAAAGGAAAGCGGCCATCTGCGCATCATCGACCGCGCCAAGGATGTCGGCAAGATGAAGAACGGCAGCCTGTTTGCCCCCAAATATGTTGAAAACAAGCTGAAATTCTACCCCAACATCCTCGAAGCCGTGATCTTTGGTGACAACCGCGATGAATGCACGGCGTTTATCAATATCGATCTTCAGGCGGTGGGAAACTGGGCGGAACGCAACAATATCGCCTATGGCTCCTATCAGGAACTCGCCGCCCTGCCCCAGGTCTACGCCACCATCCAGAGCCATGTCGAAGAGGTCAACGCGTCGCTTGCTGAAGATGAGATGCTGGCAGGCTGCCAGATCCACCGGTTTCTGATCCTGCATAAGGAACTTGACGCCGATGACGGGGAGCTGACCCGCACCCGCAAGGTTCGCCGCAACATCATTGCCGATAAATATGGTGACCTGATCGAGGCGCTCTACAACGGTTCAGCATCCATTTATACCAAAACCGAAGTGACTTATGAGGATGGCAGCAAGGGTTCCATCGCTGCAACGCTTGAAATCCGGGCCGCCGCCACCATCAACGTGACAAGAACCGCCGCATGA